In [Phormidium] sp. ETS-05, the genomic window TTTCACCATGATTGGCAGTCCTTGGTAATTAGCAGAGCTTTAGCCTATGTTCAAGGTTCGTAGTAGGGCTTCAGCCCTCCCTAGCCCACTAAAATTAATGTAGGGGCAACCCCCCCGTGGTTGCCCCCATCTCCAGCCCAGAAAAACCACGATTAAACCTCTTTCTCACCAACATCTACCAACCCAAATCAAATCTATGGTCAGTGCATCTACCCATCAACCCCCCGCCAGCCAAAACCAAACCATCCAGCCACCACGGCAAATCGTCGTCATCGACCCCAAATCGACGATTATCAAATACTAGCCGCCGCCGTTCTCCCCGGCGTCGAACTCCTCATCCTCAACCCCGATCGGGACGGTATCGAGCAAATCACCGCATACCTCACCAGCTTGCCAGCAGGGGAGCAAGGGAGCAGGGAAGTGTGGGGAGTGTGGGGAGTGTGGGGAGGAAAATTGCTTACCCCTCTTCCCCCTCTTCCCCATCCTCCCACCCCTCCCCATCCCCCCGTCCCCCCGTCCAGAAGTCCCCCCGTCCCCCCCTCTCCCCCACCCTCCACCTCATCTCCCAGGGCCCCAGGCGCATTCACCTAGGCAACACCACCCTAGAACTGAATAACCTGGAAAAATACCGCCCCCAACTGGAAAAATGGGGTATTGCCCATCTATATATCTATGGCTGCAAAGTCGCCGCCGGTGATGCAGGGGCAGAATTCCTGCAAAAACTGCACCAAATCACCCAAACCCAAATCTACGCCAACCCCCACCCCACCGGCAACCCAGCCAAAGGCGGCACCTGGGAACTGAAACAAATTCTCCCCTGCACCCCTGCTAAAGCCTCACCCCGTCCCCTCTCCCAAGGGGGGGGGGGAATTGCCCCTGCCCCCTGCCCCCCTGCCCCCTGCTCCTAAACCCCACACCCTCACCACCTACCCCCACACCCTCAACTTCGCCCCCCACACCACCTTTGCCGTGGGAGGCGGTCCGGTTTCCGTCACCTCTGGAGACTTCAACGGCGATGGCCACCTGGACTTAGCCGTAGCGAACGTTGACAGCGACAACGTCTCACTGCTGCTGGGGAACGGCAGTGGCAGTTTTAACCCCCACACCACCTTTGCCGTGGGAAGCCTTCCGAATTCCATCACCCCTGGAGACTTCAACGGCGATGGCAACCTGGACTTAGCCGTAGCGAACAATGACAACGTCTCACTGCTGCTGGGGAACGGCAGTGGCAGTTTTAACCCCCACACTACCTTTGCCGTGGGAAGCAGTCCGTTTTCCGTCACCTCTGGAGACTTCAACGGCGATGGCCACCTGGACTTAGCCGTACCGAACGATGACAGCGTCTCACTGCTGCTGGGGAACGGCAGTGGCAGTTTTAACCCCCACACCACCTTTGCCGTGGGAAGCAATCCGGGTTCTGTCACCCCTGAAGACTTCAACGGCGATGGCCACCTGGACTTAGCCGTTGCGAACGCTGACAGCGCCAACGTCTCACTGCTGCTGGGGAACGGCAGTGGCAGTTTTAACCCCCACACCACCTTTGCCGTGGGAAGCAATCCGGGTTCTGTCACCCCTGGAGACTTCAACGGCGATGGCCACCTGGACTTAGCCGTTGCGAACGCTGACAGCGCCAACGTCTCACTGCTGCTGGGGGAACGGCAGTGGCAGTTTTAACCCCACACCACCTTTGCCGTGGGAAACTTTCCGGGTTCTGTCACCCCTGGAGACTTCAACGGCGATGGCCACCTGGACTTAGCCGTGGGGAACTGGTTCAGCTCCAACTTCTCACTGCTGCTGGGGAACGGCAGTGGCAGTTTTAACCCCCAAACCACCTTTGCTCTGGGAATCTTTCCGTATTCTGTCACCCCTGGAGACTTCAACGGCGATGGCCACCTGGACTTAGCCGTTGCGAACCCTGGCAGCTACAACGTCTCAGTGCTGCTGAACACCACCATCACAGTTACTGCCGTCACCGCCACCACTGCTGATGGCAGTTACAAAGCGGGCGATACCATTGCTATTACCGTCACTTTCTCCGCACCCGTCAACGTCACTGGCACCCCCACCCTCACCTTAAACACTGGTGCCAATGCCACCTACAGTTCCGGCAGCGGCACCGATACCCTCACCTTCAACTACACCGTTGCTCCTGGTGACGAAACCGCCGACCTCGACTATAGCAGCACCACCGCCCTGGCTCTGAGCGGCGGTACTATTAGGAACACAGGCAATACCACCGATGCCACCCTCACCCTCCCCACTCCCGGAGCCGCCAACTCCCTTGGTGCCAATAAAAATATCATCATCGATGGTATCGCTCCCACCGTCACCATAGAACAAGCAGGCGGACAAACCGACCCCGCTCCCACTTCTCCCATCAACTTTACTGTCACCTTCTCAGAAGCTGTCACCGGTTTTGATGCTACTGACATCAGTTTTACCGGTAGCACTGCAGGGGGCACCTTAACTCCTACCATCACCGGCAGCGGCACCACCTATAATGTAGCCGTTAGCGGCATGACCACCAGCGGCACAGTCATCCCCACTGTTATTGCTAATGCTGCCACTGACGCCGCAGGCAACCCCTCAGCCGCCAGTACCAGTACAGACAACATCGTTACTTACAACACCATCCCCACCGTCAGCAACATCAGTAAAACCGGCGATGAAGACAACATCATCACCTTCTCCGCCGCCGACTTTACCAGTGCCTTCAGTGACGCCGACGGCGACAGCCTCAACACAATTCAAATTACCAGCCTTCCTGCCAACGGCACATTACTACTCAACGGTGTCAATGTCACTTTAAACCAAGACATCCCCGCCGATATCTCCAGCCTCACATTTACCCCCACCGCCGACTACAACGGTAGCACCAGTTTCACTTGGAACGGCAGCGATGGCAGTAACTACGCCACCCCCGCCACCGTAAACCTCACCATTAACCCCGTCAACAACCTCACCATTAACCCCGTCAACAACCTCACCATTAACCCCGTCAACGACCCTCCCAGCTTCACCGCCACTAACCCCATCCCTGTAAACGAAGACAGCGGAACGCAAACCATCACCAACTGGGCAACTTTCAACCCCAGACCGGCTGATGAAGCGAGCCAAACTGCTACCTACACCGTCAGCAACATCAGCAACCCCGATTTATTCTCTGCTATTCCCACTGTTGACAGTAGCGGTACTCTTTCCTACACCCCAACTGCTGACGCCAACGGCATTTCCACTTTGATGTGGTAGTCCAAGATAACGGCGGTGGTAACGACACATCCCTAATCCAAACCTTCACCATTACCGTTGACGCCGTAAACGACCCTCCCAGTTTCAGCAACTTAGGCAACCAAACCCTATCCACCTGGACAAACTCACCCCAAACCGTCAATAACTGGGCAAATACTTTTATTTTCGGTCCAGTTGACGAAAACACCCAAACCGTTGCCGACTTTCTGGTAAACGTCACATCTGGCAACACCTTATTTACTACTCCCCCGGATATCGCCGATGATGGCACCCTCACCTACACCCCCACAGGGGAAGCAGGTACAGCCACCATTTCCGTTCAACTCCAAGATAATGGCGGTACAACCAACGGCGGTAATGATACATCTACTGCAGCTACCTTTACCATCACCATTCCCCCACCCACCGTCAACCTCGGAGTTATTCCTAATAGTGGTAGTGAAGCCGGAACCAGTACCATTACTATCACCGCCACCGCTGCTGGCCCTGTCTTTGGCAACCAAACCCTAAACTTAGCTTTATCTGGCACAGCGGATAACAGCGACTTTAGCACCCCCATCCCCACTCAAATTACCATTCCCGACGGTGCCACTACCGGTTCCGTCACCGTCACTATTGCTCAAGACAGCATCGCCGAAGGGGACGAAACCGCCACCTTTACCATCAGCAACCCTACCGCTGGCATTCAGCTAGGGACTACCACTAATGCCAGTTTCACCATTACCGAAGATGACACCGCCGGTATCACCATAACTCCCATCAGCGTCACCACCACCGAAGCGGGGGTACGGCTAATTTTACCGTAGTTCTGAATACCCAACCCACCGCCGATGTGACGATTAACCTCAGCAGTGACAATCCGGCTGAGGGAATTATCGATAAGACCAGTTTAATCTTTACTCCGGCTAACTGGAATCTTGCCCAAACCGTCACCATTACTGGGGTAGATGATAATGTAGATGATGGCGATATTAATTACAACATCGTTACGGCTCCTGCTGTCAGTGCTGACCCCAACTACAACGGTTTTGATGCCCCAGATGTGGCGGTGACGAATACCAATAATGACACGGCGGGGATAACTGTCAGTGCTAACACGATTAATGTCACCGAAGGTGGCGTCAATGCCACCTATGACATCGTGCTGGCCAGCGCTCCCACGGCCACCGTCACTATCAATTTTACCACCGAGTCAGAAATTAATCCCATTGCTCCCATAATTTTTGATGGCACCAACTGGAATCAACCCCAACCGGTAATAGTCTCGGCAGTAGATGTGAGGAATATTGACAGATTGTATCTGGGCAATATTCCTCACAGCACTGTGAGCAACGACCCCAAATATAATGGCATGACCATTTCACCTGTGGGCGCCAATATTGCTGATAATGATACGAGCGATGTTTCTCTCATCCAACCATTAGGTAGCACCGATGTTCTGGAAGGTTTTGGCACCGATGTTTACAAACTGGTGCTGACATTGCCCCCAGTAGCTGATGTCACCATTGCCATCAACACTGATGACCAAATTACCACCGATGTCCCCACAGTGACATTTACTCCCTCTAACTGGAACTTGCCCCAAACCGTCACAGTCACAGCCGTAGATGATAGTGAGTTAGAAGGAAATCATCAGGGCAATATCACCCACAGTGTCACCAGTGCTGACCCAGCTTATAATAATCTTAACATCGGCGGTATCATCGTCAATGTCAGCGATAATGATAACCGAGGGGAAATTTTCCAGTTATCCCAACCAGGAATAATTGGGCTGACATCTCAGGATGATATTGTCACCGGCTCCCCGGCTGATGATATGGTTTATGACGCCGCTGGTAATGATGTGATTGATGGCGGTGACGGCCATGATAATCTCTATGCACAGGCTGGAGATGATGGCATCAATGGTGGCAGTGGCAATGATGTGATTTTTGGTGGGTTGGGTAATGACCATGCTACTGGTGGTGACGGGGATGATATCCTGTATGGCGGTGAGGGGAGCGATCGGCTGTATGGTGATGCTGGCAATGACTTTTTGCTGGGGAATAGTGGTAATGACTTTTTGTTTGGAGGTACTGGTATCGATAATCTCACCGGGGGACGGGACGGGATGCCTTTGTTTTGAGTAATGGCAGCGGCGGGATGACCGTGGCTGAGGCAGATATTATCACTGATTTTGTCAAGGGTGAGGATATCTTCTATTTGAGTGGTAATTTGAATTTCCCACAATTGGTCATAAGTCAAGGGACAGATAGTCTCGCCAATGATGCGATAATTCAAGATGGGCTATCCGGTGAGTTTTTGGCCGTGGTCAAGGGGGTAGCGGCGACGGATATCGCGGCTAGTGATTTTGTTTAACCAATAAGTAAATCTACTAAATACATATTTATGCCTACCAAATTTCCGCCAGCAAAACCATTTCTCCCCATCTTCCTCACCACCATAACCTTGGTTAGCACCATTTCCCCCCGGTCCGCCACCGCCCAACCAATTATTCCCGCGCATGATGGCACCAACACCCAAGTAACCACCCATCAAAACCGCTTTGACATCACTGGCGGCCAAACCTCACCCGACGGCGCCAATTTATTCCACAGTTTCCAGCAATTTGGCCTCGACCCCAACCAAATCGCCAACTTTATCTCCCACCCAGATATCCAGAATATTCTCGGCAGAGTCACCGGCGGCGACCCCTCAATTATCAACGGCTTAATCACCGTCACCGGCGGCAACTCCAACCTATTTTTAATCAACCCCGCTGGCATCATCTTTGGTGCTAATGCCGCTCTCAACGTCCCCGGCGACTTCACCGCCACCACCGCCACCAGCATCGGCTTTGATAACGGGTGGTTTCACGCCAACGGCATCAATGATTATACTGCTATAATCGGCAAACCCAGCACATTTAATTTTAGCATTCCTGACCCCGGTAGCATCATCAACACCACCGCGTTATCCGTCCCCGAAGGCCACAACTTAAACCTAATTGGCGGCACAATTATTAACAGCGGTTCCCTCACCGCCACCGGAGGTAACATCACCATTACCGCCGTACCTGGTAACAATACCATCCGCATTTCCCAACCCGGACATCTCCTCAGTTTAGATATCTCCGCATCTCACCTTCCCATCACTCCGTTGAGTCTTCCCCAACTCCTCGCCAATACCAACATCCCCCACGCCAATACCGTCACCGTCACTCCCACTGGCGAAGTGATTTTGACTGGTTCTGGTTGGTCAATTCGTCCAGGGGATGCAGTGTTAGTCAACTCCTCACTTAATGCCAGAAATGCCACTTTGTCCGCCACCGGTAATCTCACTTTAGGAGGAAGTCAACTATCCCTCAACCAAGATTTACACCTATTAGCGGGCGATACGGTGCGTATTCGGGATGGTGTGGTTCCCTTCCTCACCCAAGCAGGCGGTGATATTGGGATTCAAGGAGACAAAAACATCGATATTTTGGCACTAGAGACGATTTCACCGTTTACGGCTTTAGGTGATATCACCTTAGCCAGTAATGGCCAAATTTCTGGCGATTCTAACTTTACAGCCGGGGGGAATTTCTCAATTCAAAACTTAACCGGTCAACCGGGGACGTTTATCAGTTGGTACGACCCGATAATCATCGCGACTGGAGATATCATCTTTGGGGATTATACCGGAGTTGCCCTGAAAGTGGAAGCGGGAGGCGCCATCAGAGCTGGGAATATTAATATTACCGGACCTGATGTGACTCTAGCTAATGCGGCTGACCCCGATGCAGAGGTTTTGAGCAGCAGTGCGGCTTTAATTCTCCGTTCTGGCGTTACCAGTTTCAGTAGTGCCCCTAATTTAACTCCAGATAGCAACGCTATCGATACTTCTTTTATCACAACTCCCATTTCTGGGAATGGGATTTCTACTGGTATCATTACCACTGCAGGTGGTCCAGTGATTTGGAATGCAGCGGGCAATATTACTGCAGATAGAATCGAAACCAACGGCGGTGATATCAATCTCACTGCTGGCGACAACATCAGTATCCTCCGTTTTCTGAATTCTCGCGGTGGTAATATGAATATTACCAGTAATTTGCTGCAAGTCAACGACACTTTTACCAATAGCAATGGCATTGATGCCAGCATTTCCAGTGCTTCTGGTAGCAGCGGCGGTAGCATTACTATCCGCCATAATGGCCGCACTACCACCCCCTTTATTGTG contains:
- a CDS encoding DUF4347 domain-containing protein, which encodes MNNLEKYRPQLEKWGIAHLYIYGCKVAAGDAGAEFLQKLHQITQTQIYANPHPTGNPAKGGTWELKQILPCTPAKASPRPLSQGGGGIAPAPCPPAPCS
- a CDS encoding VCBS repeat-containing protein, which codes for MPLPPAPLPPAPKPHTLTTYPHTLNFAPHTTFAVGGGPVSVTSGDFNGDGHLDLAVANVDSDNVSLLLGNGSGSFNPHTTFAVGSLPNSITPGDFNGDGNLDLAVANNDNVSLLLGNGSGSFNPHTTFAVGSSPFSVTSGDFNGDGHLDLAVPNDDSVSLLLGNGSGSFNPHTTFAVGSNPGSVTPEDFNGDGHLDLAVANADSANVSLLLGNGSGSFNPHTTFAVGSNPGSVTPGDFNGDGHLDLAVANADSANVSLLLGERQWQF
- a CDS encoding FG-GAP-like repeat-containing protein, with product MGNFPGSVTPGDFNGDGHLDLAVGNWFSSNFSLLLGNGSGSFNPQTTFALGIFPYSVTPGDFNGDGHLDLAVANPGSYNVSVLLNTTITVTAVTATTADGSYKAGDTIAITVTFSAPVNVTGTPTLTLNTGANATYSSGSGTDTLTFNYTVAPGDETADLDYSSTTALALSGGTIRNTGNTTDATLTLPTPGAANSLGANKNIIIDGIAPTVTIEQAGGQTDPAPTSPINFTVTFSEAVTGFDATDISFTGSTAGGTLTPTITGSGTTYNVAVSGMTTSGTVIPTVIANAATDAAGNPSAASTSTDNIVTYNTIPTVSNISKTGDEDNIITFSAADFTSAFSDADGDSLNTIQITSLPANGTLLLNGVNVTLNQDIPADISSLTFTPTADYNGSTSFTWNGSDGSNYATPATVNLTINPVNNLTINPVNNLTINPVNDPPSFTATNPIPVNEDSGTQTITNWATFNPRPADEASQTATYTVSNISNPDLFSAIPTVDSSGTLSYTPTADANGISTLMW
- a CDS encoding calcium-binding protein, translated to MTINLSSDNPAEGIIDKTSLIFTPANWNLAQTVTITGVDDNVDDGDINYNIVTAPAVSADPNYNGFDAPDVAVTNTNNDTAGITVSANTINVTEGGVNATYDIVLASAPTATVTINFTTESEINPIAPIIFDGTNWNQPQPVIVSAVDVRNIDRLYLGNIPHSTVSNDPKYNGMTISPVGANIADNDTSDVSLIQPLGSTDVLEGFGTDVYKLVLTLPPVADVTIAINTDDQITTDVPTVTFTPSNWNLPQTVTVTAVDDSELEGNHQGNITHSVTSADPAYNNLNIGGIIVNVSDNDNRGEIFQLSQPGIIGLTSQDDIVTGSPADDMVYDAAGNDVIDGGDGHDNLYAQAGDDGINGGSGNDVIFGGLGNDHATGGDGDDILYGGEGSDRLYGDAGNDFLLGNSGNDFLFGGTGIDNLTGGRDGMPLF